CCGGCGACGAGGTCTACTACGCGGGCACGATCGACCGGCCGGGCACGAACGCCGAGTACCACGTCGTGGACGAGCGCATCGTGGGCCCGAAGCCGCGGAGCCTGTCGTTCGCCCAGGCCGCGGCGCTGCCGCTGACCACCATCACCGCGTACGAGACGCTGCACGACCGGTTCCGGGTCGGCCCGGACAGCACCGGCACGCTGCTGGTCCTCGCCGGCGCCGGCGGGGTCGGTTCGATCCTGATCCAGCTGGCCCGGGCGCTGACCGGGCTGACCGTGGTGGCGACCGCGTCCCGTCCGGAGTCGCGGGACTGGGTGCGCTCGCTGGGCGCCCACCACGTGGCCGACCACCGGGACCTGGTCGCGAGCGTGCGGGAGGTGGCGCCGGACGGCGTGGACTACGTGTTCTCGCCGAACACCGCCGGCCGGATCGAGGAGTTCGCCGAGCTGCTGTGCCCCGGCGGAGCGATCACCGCGATCGACGAACCGCCGGGGCTGGAGTTGTTGCCGCTCAAGGGGAAGAGCATCAGCTTCCACTGGGAGCTCATGTTCACCCGCCCGCTGCACGGCTGGGACCTGATCGCCCAGCACAACCTGCTCGCACACGTCGCCGAACTGGTCGACGCGGGTGTCGTCCGGACCACGCTGACGACCGAGCTGAAGCCGATCAACGCTTCGACGGTGCGGCAGGCGCACGAGCTGACGGAGACCGGGCGGACCGTCGGAAAGACGGTGATCTCCGGCTTCTGATCGGCGATACTGCCGGTTGTGCGAGCGGAGTTGATCGAGCGGGTGCGGCGGGGCGAGCGGGTCGAGTACCTGTTCTTCTGGGGCCACCGGCCGGAGCCGGACGGCAGCGCGGGGCGCGGGTGCCTGAGCCAGTGGTGGCCGGCGCGGTT
The window above is part of the Amycolatopsis thermoflava N1165 genome. Proteins encoded here:
- a CDS encoding zinc-binding alcohol dehydrogenase family protein; the protein is MTTMRAVAYRKSLPVTDPAALEDVELPVPEPGPHDLLVRVEAVSVNPVDTKVRAGSDPGGEPRVLGFDAAGVVTATGAEVTLFRPGDEVYYAGTIDRPGTNAEYHVVDERIVGPKPRSLSFAQAAALPLTTITAYETLHDRFRVGPDSTGTLLVLAGAGGVGSILIQLARALTGLTVVATASRPESRDWVRSLGAHHVADHRDLVASVREVAPDGVDYVFSPNTAGRIEEFAELLCPGGAITAIDEPPGLELLPLKGKSISFHWELMFTRPLHGWDLIAQHNLLAHVAELVDAGVVRTTLTTELKPINASTVRQAHELTETGRTVGKTVISGF